The following coding sequences lie in one Apium graveolens cultivar Ventura chromosome 1, ASM990537v1, whole genome shotgun sequence genomic window:
- the LOC141714932 gene encoding uncharacterized protein LOC141714932 codes for METSRGKEGAFGLSYPMFTKTNYATWSVKMKVFMQTHGVWEAIDPKDPESALEEKVDKHALFMIYQGIPDDTLLMIAEKKTAKEAWGAIKTLSLGADKEKEAKAQTLKSEFESLRMKDSEKLDDLCMRLNGLVTNIRALGKTMAEEYVVKKLIRAIPTKFLQITSAIEQFGNLKTMSVEEVMGSLRAHEEHLHGVPDNTEGKQQLLLT; via the coding sequence ATGGAGACGAGCAGAGGAAAGGAGGGAGCGTTTGGACTAAGCTATCCCATGTTCACCAAGACCAATTATGCCACCTGGTCCGTGAAAATGAAGGTTTTTATGCAGACCCATGGGGTTTGGGAAGCAATCGatcctaaagatcctgaaagTGCACTCGAGGAGAAGGTAGATAAACACGCTCTTTTTATGATTTATCAGGGCATTCCTGACGATACACTGCTAATGATTGCGGAGAAGAAAACGGCTAAAGAAGCCTGGGGAGCGATTAAAACTCTGAGTTTGGGTGCAGACAAAGAGAAAGAAGCTAAGGCTCAGACACttaaatcagaatttgagtcaCTAAGGATGAAAGATTCGGAAAAACTAGATGATTTATGTATGAGACTTAACGGCCTGGTAACTAATATCAGGGCATTGGGAAAGACAATGGCTGAGGAGTACGTGGTTAAAAAATTAATAAGAGCTATCCCAACTAAATTCCTTCAAATTACGTCTGCCATAGAACAATTTGGGAATTTAAAGACCATGTCGGTGGAGGAGGTGATGGGTTCGTTACGGGCTCACGAGGAACACTTACATGGTGTGCCTGACAATACTGAGGGAAAACAACAGTTGTTGCTGACATAG